From a region of the Fusarium verticillioides 7600 chromosome 9, whole genome shotgun sequence genome:
- a CDS encoding hypothetical protein (At least one base has a quality score < 10) has protein sequence MAELAALGVAASVLQVVDYGTRFLTTLYQVRQSKGDFLNNLQSLHNSSSNLRDAQHELRAISLPGTSTDAAISSLAKKSEAIAKEILDSLKRIEENSHGRKRDAVIKTWLIILKEDKLKGLEGRLTEVKADLTFYLSVNLRATARETLENQMQMLQEMRDIRVDIKAIGDATSANEVLKQASAHALIARIHNSEAKVPPDSSSIQLSPQRRQHLEHIFISRVRYDTIQERELTIKEAHKGTFRWIFNDNKAGASPIGFKEWLASDGSLYWITGKPGSGKSTLMKYLLQPIDESSNENRCNEYLQHWAGDQKLTIATFHFWAIGSDIQASKEGLLRTLLVQLFRAHPEVIPLVASSRWESLCLFNEDPRRLSQDELEDMFRHAVKHISSRAKLTLFIDGLDEFDGDCNALISLVQECIASPINICISSRPWTEFENAFGDYPRLKMEDLTHDDITKYVVSKFEVNSQFTRFQKLHPQFAGALSHSIADKARGVFLWVTIVVASLLAGMMAGDRVEDIENRLDLLPSEMDDLYGRIIESIDPLYREHAAQLFKLVNACREPSLRMLWYADEVRFLDRTIDEDPNAVPLEDMIGRLEDMRRRIVSRCRGLLEVHENTRPIPLYDHNGVKQPCDPTKPDGGDVVYLHRTFKEFLRSLDTQQKLDSYLTTPYDSGLRISVAYVSLARLWMRSKAQTKDGTYPFQIFVILSLDHAGDALPSSRSDVVRLLDHLRENCASLCQFKYKDHRFRDPKGEWQRKLTEIEVSNYCSDPNQEFLCLATVMCAGEYIRAKADRNGLVMIAKRNPSQEHLKLRALWWRIQGNPERLNVSLLSLVRLTDTRSASVIKLLLDQGAKPNKMIKQIGFRRSAWEELLAGAIAHIERNLKEVDSQVTECVHLMLERGAKVTVGTVETAIKISKECSVPRYLIWLTINRHQRQAKVRRNASLDIVYAQLKVMKKDREAPFRIR, from the exons atgGCTGAACTTGCTGCACTCGGCGTCGCAGCCAGTGTACTTCAGGTTGTCGATTACGGCACCCGCTTTCTCACTACGCTATACCAAGTCAGACAATCGAAAGGTGACTTTCTTAACAATCTTCAAAGCTTACACAACTCGTCGAGCAATCTCAGGGATGCCCAGCATGAGCTTCGTGCGATTTCACTCCCCGGGACCAGCACAGATGCAGCGATATCGTCTCTCGCCAAGAAGAGTGAAGCGATTGCAAAAGAAATCCTTGACTCGTTGAAGCGCATCGAGGAAAATAGCCACGGACGGAAGCGCGACGCGGTGATCAAAACATGGCTGATCATCTTGAAGGAGGACAAATTGAAGGGCCTTGAAGGCAGACTGACAGAGGTCAAGGCAGACCTGACGTTCTACCTATCCGTCAATTTGAGAGCTACGGCACGAGAGACTCTGGAGAaccagatgcagatgttgcAGGAGATGCGTGACATACGAGTAGACATTAAAGCGATCGGAGACGCTACGAGTGCAAACGAAGTTCTCAAGCAGGCTTCGGCTC ATGCATTGATCGCTCGTATCCACAATTCTGAGGCCAAGGTGCCACCAGATTCATCAAGCATCCAACTATCACCACAGAGGCGACAACATTTGGAACACATTTTTATCTCGAGAGTCCGATATGATACCATACAAGAGAGAGAACTCACGATAAAGGAAGCCCACAAGGGAACATTTCGCTGGATCTTCAATGACAATAAGGCTGGGGCTTCACCGATTGGCTTCAAAGAGTGGCTTGCATCCGACGGTAGCCTCTACTGGATCACCGGAAAGCCAGGCTCAGGAAAGTCTACGCTGATGAAGTACCTCCTTCAACCTATTGACGAATCGAGCAATGAGAACAGATGCAACGAATACTTGCAACACTGGGCAGGAGACCAGAAGCTCACGATTGCCACGTTCCATTTCTGGGCCATTGGATCAGACATACAGGCGAGTAAAGAAGGATTGCTTCGGACCCTGCTTGTTCAGCTTTTTCGCGCGCATCCAGAGGTCATTCCACTTGTTGCTTCGTCGCGTTGGGAATCTTTGTGCCTTTTTAATGAAGACCCCAGGCGCTTGAGCCAAGATGAATTGGAGGACATGTTTCGCCATGCAGTGAAACATATCAGCTCCCGAGCAAAGCTTACACTATTTAtcgatggcttggatgagtTTGACGGTGATTGCAATGCTCTTATATCCCTGGTACAGGAGTGCATCGCGTCCCCAATCAATATTTGCATCTCGAGCCGTCCTTGGACAGAGTTTGAGAATGCTTTCGGAGACTATCCCAGGCTAAAGATGGAAGACCTGACACATGACGACATCACAAAATATGTCGTTTCTAAATTTGAGGTAAATTCTCAATTTACAAGGTTCCAGAAGCTACATCCTCAATTTGCTGGTGCTTTGAGCCACTCGATCGCCGACAAAGCGAGGGGTGTTTTTTTATGGGTTACCATTGTTGTCGCGTCGCTCTTGGCTGGGATGATGGCTGGCGACCgcgttgaagatatcgagaATCGACTCGATCTGCTGCCATCAGAAATGGATGACCTCTATGGAAGAATCATCGAAAGCATTGATCCTCTCTATCGCGAACATGCCGCTCAGCTCTTCAAGCTAGTCAATGCATGTAGGGAGCCTTCGCTACGTATGTTATGGTATGCGGACGAGGTCAGGTTTTTGGACCGGACAATTGACGAAGACCCGAATGCTGTTCCATTGGAAGACATGATTGGTCGACTAGAAGACATGCGCCGCCGTATTGTTAGTCGGTGCAGAGGCTTACTTGAAGTTCATGAGAACACAAGACCTATACCACTCTATGACCATAATGGCGTGAAACAGCCCTGCGATCCTACAAAACCCGATGGAGGCGACGTTGTATATCTACACAGGACATTTAAGGAGTTTCTAAGGAGCCTTGATACGCAGCAAAAGCTCGATAGCTATCTTACCACACCTTACGATTCTGGGCTAAGGATCTCAGTGGCATATGTATCCCTGGCCAGACtatggatgagatcaaaggCACAAACCAAAGATGGGACTTATCCTTTCCAGATCTTTGTGATTTTAAGCTTGGATCATGCGGGGGACGCTTTGCCATCCTCACGGTCTGATGTTGTTCGATTACTGGATCATCTGCGGGAAAATTGTGCCAGTCTCTGCCAGTTTAAGTATAAGGACCACAGGTTCAGAGATCCGAAGGGTGAATGGCAGAGAAAATTGACTGAGATTGAAGTGAGCAATTACTGCTCTGATCCCAATCAAGAGTTCCTCTGCCTGGCGACTGTGATGTGTGCCGGGGAATATATCAGAGCAAAGGCAGACCGCAATGGTCTTGTCATGATTGCGAAGCGGAACCCAAGTCAGGAACATTTAAAGCTGCGTGCACTTTGGTGGAGAATACAGGGAAACCCCGAGCGACTCAATGTCTCCCTTCTTTCGCTTGTGCGCCTGACAGACACAAGGAGTGCATCAGTGATTAAATTGTTACTTGACCAAGGAGCAAAGCCAAACAAAATGATTAAGCAGATTGGATTCCGCAGATCAGCATGGGAAGAGCTACTTGCCGGTGCTATTGCACATATTGAGAGAAACTTAAAGGAAGTAGATAGCCAGGTGACAGAATGCGTGCATCTTATGCTGGAACGAGGAGCAAAGGTGACTGTCGGGACCGTGGAAACAGCAATTAAAATATCAAAGGAGTGTTCGGTGCCGCGATATTTGATATGGCTCACCATCAACCGCCACCAGAGACAAGCTAAGGTCCGCAGGAATGCGTCACTGGACATTGTGTATGCGCAACTTaaggtgatgaagaaggatcgGGAGGCCCCCTTCAGGATTAGATAG
- a CDS encoding phosphoglycerate kinase: protein MNRGIGNSPLTSRHLTPDSWLKCLLQGHSRASSSHHLRVQPRKPRQRQQRQRHRVEKIDPHLELSSAIYYLTLPSINSLLPFFSSTSPFDLHPHSLVPRIKIMSLSNKLSITDVDVKGKRVLIRVDFNVPLDADKNITNNQRIVGALPTIKYALENGAKSVILMSHLGRPNGSPNEKYSLKPVVPELEKLLGKKVTFAPDCVGPEVEEIVNKAEDGAVILLENLRFHIEEEGSSKDKEGNKTKADKAQVEAFRKGLTALGDVYINDAFGTAHRAHSSMVGVDLPQKASGFLVKKELEYFAKALEEPKRPFLAILGGAKVSDKIQLIDNLLDKVNTLIICGGMAFTFKKTLEGVSIGNSLFDEAGSKTVGNLVEKAKAKGVKLVLPVDYITADKFDKDANTGYATDKDGIPDGWQGLDCGEESVKLYKEAIAEAQTILWNGPAGVFEFEKFASGTKATLDAVVDAVQKDGKIVIIGGGDTATVAKKYGVEDKLSHVSTGGGASLELLEGKELPGVTALSSK from the exons ATGAATAGAGGAATAGGCAATAGTCCACTGACAAGTCGACATCTCACGCCAGATTCATGGCTAAAGTGTTTGCTCCAGGGGCATTCACGGGCCTCATCATCCCACCATCTGCGAGTGCAGCCGCGAAAGCCCCGCCAACgccagcagcggcagcgTCATcgcgttgagaagattgaccCCCACCTTGAACTCAGCAGTGCTATTTACTACCTGACGCTCCCCTCCATaaactctcttcttcccttcttctcctcgacatcacCCTTTGACCTGCATCCCCATTCACTCGTACCTCGCATCAAAATCATGTCGCTGTCTAACAAGCTCTCCATCACTGACGTTGACGTCAAGGGCAAGAGAGTCCTCATTCGA GTCGACTTCAACGTCCCTCTCGACGCCGACaagaacatcaccaacaaccagcGAATTGTCGGTGCCCTCCCCACCATCAAGTACGCCCTCGAGAATGGCGCCAAGTCCGTCATCTTGATGTCCCACCTCGGCCGCCCCAACGGCTCCCCCAACGAGAAGTACTCCCTCAAGCCCGTTGTCcccgagctcgagaagcttctcggcAAGAAGGTCACCTTCGCCCCCGACTGTGTCGGTCCCGAGGTCGAGGAGATCGTCaacaaggctgaggatggcgctgtcatcctcctcgagaaCCTCCGATTCCacattgaggaggagggctCTTCCAAGGATAAGGAgggcaacaagaccaaggccgaCAAGGCTCAGGTTGAGGCTTTCCGCAAGGGTCTGACTGCCCTTGGTGATGTCTACATCA ACGACGCTTTCGGCACTGCTCACCGTGCTCACTCCTCCATGGTCGGTGTCGACCTCCCCCAGAAGGCCTCCGGTttcctcgtcaagaaggagctcgagTACTTCgccaaggctctcgaggAGCCCAAGCGTCCTttcctcgccatcctcggTGGTGCCAAGGTCTCCGACAAGATCCAGCTCATTgacaacctccttgacaagGTCAACACCCTGATCATCTGCGGTGGTATGGCTTtcaccttcaagaagacCCTCGAGGGTGTCTCTATCGGTAACTCCCTCTTCGACGAGGCTGGCTCCAAGACTGTTGGCAacctcgttgagaaggccaaggccaagggcgtCAAGCTCGTCCTCCCCGTTGACTACATCACCGCCGACAAGTTCGACAAGGACGCCAACACTGGCTACGCTACCGACAAGGACGGCATCCCTGACGGCTGGCAGGGTCTTGACTGCGGCGAGGAGTCCGTCAAGCTCTACAAGGAGGCCATCGCCGAGGCCCAGACCATCCTCTGGAACGGTCCCGCCGGTGTCTTCGAGTTCGAGAAGTTCGCCAGCGGCACCAAGGCCACCCTCGACGCCGTCGTCGACGCTGTCCAGAAGGACGGCAAGATCGTTATCATCGGAGGTGGTGACACCGCCACCGTCGCCAAGAAGTACGGCGTCGAGGACAAGCTCAGCCACGTTTCcactggtggtggtgccaGCTTGGAGCTCCTCGAGGGCAAGGAGCTGCCCGGTGTTACCGCTCTGTCGAGTAAGTAA
- a CDS encoding 26 proteasome complex subunit DSS1, protein MASTDPKTTDDKPAEQKPEQKPAALGEDDEFEDFPVDDWPEDQTEAAKGSGETKHLWEESWDDDDTSDDFSQQLREELKKVEAAKRR, encoded by the exons atggcatccACAGATCCCAAGACCACAGACGACAAGCCCGCTGAGCAGAAGCCAGAGCAGAAGCCCGCCGCTCTcggcgaggacgacgagTTCGAGGACTTTCCCGTCGACG ACTGGCCAGAGGATCAGACCGAGGCTGCAAAAGGCAGCGGCGAGACAAAGCATCTCTGGGAAGAGAGctgggatgacgatgacacGAGCGACGACTTCTCGCAACAACTTCG GGAGGAAttgaagaaggtcgaggctGCTAAACGCCGATAG